Proteins found in one Eriocheir sinensis breed Jianghai 21 unplaced genomic scaffold, ASM2467909v1 Scaffold440, whole genome shotgun sequence genomic segment:
- the LOC126992319 gene encoding uncharacterized protein LOC126992319, with protein sequence MGDFNAHHTHWEPSLLAAQQNRSGHSLVDFLTGSASFSLLTPPDLPTRIDPASGRASTLDLCLAVGALADTLVEVGSHCFTFCSSQPPRLLRTPWWNRQCEAAVRAKRGAFNAWRRRPIPELRRRFHQLEARSGDAQKVEHLALHFHTRLGSPDPVPPPILPPPTPTHPIAKPFLPQELTADIAALPRGLDTISHWCTQWGLTLCAPKSCLMCFTRRRIPAIPQAHLTGTVIPFRTTHRFLGLVLDDPRLTWRHHISDLRISCLPRLNLMRALAGVKWGADRVTLLHFYRAYIRSKIDYGCEVYGSASPTLLLQLQVVQNTALRIALGAFRSSPTLALQAEAGIPSLDHRRNTKTVTTFHRITSSPHSSLHTVLSQHRPDPLPAPQAFRAHTPFITRALSIYTSLSVTPPPFSPLAHLSPLGPWFPFPSFISLDLQSPWTKADCPHQGKALFLSLLSTKYKNTFFIFTDGSHIPSPPSTSAAVYLPALHTSTNWKLHPHTTILTAATTLPPHQPVSLFTDSLTSLQLISTHKPHTHHTLCFAIHSLLAQLTSGGRRVHLQWVPSHSGIVGNTVADQAANLAHSHPQPIHRPPDHSDVLIHLQQSSNRHWTTRLTADLRLRPLDTAITRLRIGHTCLNAHLHRLNMVQDPHCPWCPTQPDTPEHLLHCPRFHSLRTNLKASLTRLHIHRPTLEDLLGSNTLSPNTAFQALKCTQTFLQKSGQLNRI encoded by the exons ATGGGTGACTTTAACGCCCACCACACTCATTGGGAGCCGTCCCTCCTTGCGGCTCAACAGAACCGTTCGGGGCACTCCCTAGTGGATTTCCTCACCGGCagtgcctccttctccctcctcacccctcctgaCCTTCCCACCCGCATTGACCCCGCATCAGGCAGGGCATCCACCCTCGACCTTTGTCTGG CCGTAGGGGCCCTAGCAGACACCCTGGTGGAAGTGGGGTCCCATTGCTTCACCTTCTGCTCCTCCCAGCCCCCGCGTCTTCTTCGAACTCCTTGGTGGAACCGACAGTGCGAGGCTGCGGTGAGGGCCAAGCGCGGGGCATTCAATGCCTGGCGTCGCAGGCCCATCCCGGAGCTGCGCCGGAGGTTCCACCAATTGGAGGCTCGCT CTGGGGATGCCCAGAAAGTGGAACACCTAGCCCTCCATTTCCATACACGGCTGGGCTCCCCGGACCCAGTTCCTCCCCCTATCCTACCCCCACCAACTCCCACCCACCCTATCGCCAAGCCTTTCCTACCACAGGAACTCACCGCAGACATAGCCGCACTGCCG AGGGGGCTCGACACCATCAGCCATTGGTGCACTCAGTGGGGCCTCACCCTCTGTGCACCAAAGTCATGCCTCATGTGCTTCACCCGTCGCCGCATCCCTGCCATCCCTCAAGCACACCTAACAGGCACAGTCATCCCTTTCCGCACAACACACAGATTCCTGGGTCTAGTGTTGGATGACCCTCGCCTTACATGGAGGCACCACATAAGTGACCTCCGAATCTCCTGTCTGCCCCGGCTGAACCTCATGAGGGCCCTGGCGGGCGTCAAGTGGGGAGCCGACAGAGTCACACTCCTCCACTTCTACCGTGCCTACATCCGTAGCAAAATAGACTACGGATGTGAGGTTTACGGCTCGGCTTCCCCGACGCTCCTTCTACAGCTGCAGGTGGTGCAGAACACCGCACTCAGGATAGCCCTCGGTGCCTTCAGGTCGTCAcccaccctggccctgcaggcagaGGCGGGCATTCCCTCACTAGACCACAGGCGCAACACCAAGACAGTCACCACCTTCCACAGAATAacatcctcccctcactcctcccttcacaCTGTCCTATCCCAACACCGACCTGACCCACTTCCAGCCCCACAGGCCTTCCGAGCTCACACCCCATTCATCACTCGAGCCCTCTCTATCTACACCTCCCTCTCCGTCACCCCTCCACCATTCTCCCCCCTAGCACACCTCTCTCCCCTGGGTCCAtggttcccctttccctccttcatttcccttgacCTTCAGTCGCCGTGGACCAAAGCAGACTGCCCACACCAGGGGAAggccctcttcctgtccctcctctccacaAAATACAAAAACACCTTTTTCATTTTCACCGATGGCTCccacatcccctcccctccttccaccagTGCTGCCGTTTACCTCCCAGCCCTACACACCTCCACAAACTGGAAGCTCCATCCCCACACCACCATCCTA ACAGCAGCAACAACACTTCCCCCACACCAACCTGTCTCCCTCTTTACagactccctcacttcccttcaactCATCTCAACTCACAaacctcacacacaccacacactatgCTTTGCCATCCACTCCCTCCTGGCACAGCTGACCTCCGGGGGCAGACGGGTCCACCTTCAGTGGGTCCCTTCCCATAGTGGCATCGTGGGCAACACCGTAGCGGACCAAGCGGCCAACCTGGCACACTCACATCCTCAGCCAATACACAGACCACCAGACCACAGTGACGTACTGATCCACCTCCAACAGTCCTCCAACAGACACTGGACCACCAGACTAACGGCTGACCTCAGACT TCGTCCCCTCGACACAGCCATCACCCGCCTGAGGATTGGTCACACCTGCCTCAACGCTCACCTGCACCGCTTGAACATGGTCCAggacccacactgcccatggtgccccacacaacccgacacaccagaacacctcctccactgcccaagattccactccctccgcaccaacctcaaggcatccctaaccagactccacattcacaggccaaccctagaggacctgctgggcagcaacaccctcagccccaacacagccttccaagccctcaagtgtacgcaaaccttcctgcagaagtcggggcaactcaACAGAATCTAA